The genomic DNA ACCGGTGTAGTACTCGCCCCAGGCCAGGGCCAcgcttcacgtgtatgttcacattgcaccgcacgctcactttggatccattgtatgGCGTACGAGGGATCTCTAGAGGTTCTAACATTTCCATAAATAAATGTGGGAGTTTACTTCCGGTTGTGTAATAAGTACCTTAACTAGATTCGACTGCTCTACTTATGTCGTACTGTCATCTATGCTCTGACTACTTATATTTTATGGGTTCTTCCCACTACTGCGCACTCTCTTTATTAGCTTAAATAAATGTTagctttggtttaaatttatcaatattttatacaTCACTTTCATTTTGGCTACGTCACCTCCGGGTATTGCCCAGCATGCCTTGACTCCAGTTGCAGTGTGTCAGAGATGGTCATGATGATCTCAGCCATGATTTTCTGAGGGTATGAAACAGATGAAAGAGAAAGATGAGGGGGAGAGAGTTCGAGAGTgtcggagaaaaaaaaaaaaagacatgggACAAAAGAGGATAGTAGAAGTGGGATGTGGGCTCCACTGGCCAACAAAAGttccataaaaaaataatataatagtagaaaaaaatatctaaaatataaatttaacaGAATACCCTCAAATTTCGTAGTTCCGTAAAATCTTCACCATAACTCCAATTTTAGTTCCGCTTTCTCCCACGCGTTCGTAACATCTAGTAATGCTAGGTAACACTAAAAGAATGGGTCATACGTCTCACAACACGACGGTCAACAGAAGTCAACAGAGCCTCTAGAggcattttagtcattttacacTTTTAGTATTAAAATATCGTAAATTCAATGACAGGTCCTAACTGAAATCTTAACACCTATCCACTAAAATATTAAACCACatgcataatattttttttatttttttattttttttgctaaagTGAATCATGAAAATATTATGTCATATAACATTTAGAATTATGTAAGTGGTGACAAAAGCTCCTTATAATCTTAAATCATACTTACCAAGTTACCAActgtgtttttaatatttacatATTTTCCCTTTTATCTATTATTGTTGTGAAAGAAAATCATATCATTATTTGAACTCTTGATTTGATCCTCCACTTAGTGAAAGTGGAATGATAAAATTTGGAAATCAATACCACTGAGAATTGTATTGCTAGAAATATCAACTGGTGACAGGTAATTTTGCGGTGTTTTACATTATAGCCCATAGATCAAGTTGGATCTGGGAAATAAAATCATTATATTCTAACCATGCTACCAATAGACTTGTTACTTAGCCAAGCCAAAACTACAAAATGACACCAcctataaaaatttaattttaattatatctGTAAAAATTTATTTATCCATTTCTGCAAGATCTGTTTCACAATTCATGCAGGAGCAAACACCCTAGATTTGTAAAAAGAactaaaatctctcaaaatcccAATGGAATACACCCCCTTAGAATGGTGGCGAactgtttcatatattttctcGAATGGTGGTTCGAACTTAACCAgaatgttaaggagactaaaCTTGGTAACGATATGCGATGTGTGGTTGTTTAAAATAGCTTTGGAGATAATTTCTGTCGCTGTATTAGTGTACTCTGCTGATTAATGGAATCTGTTTGGTTGTTTTCGGGACAATGGGACTGATGAATGCTTAGAGCTGCAGGATCAATTTTAGAAGCATAATATGACATGGATCATGAAGCACTTTCGTGCACTACGTTCGTCAACATGAAACCCCAAAGGGTGAGGAGCTGTCAGTTTTTTACGGAACTGCTTTTATTATCATGCTTCTGTGCACTCACAAGTCAGTAATTAAAATTACGTCTCCCCTTAGTTCCTTGAGTGGGATTGTCACttgtataatttattttcaattttttatatgtGAAAGTGGAAGATTCTTTTGATCCTGCATTAGAAGATGAATCCGAAACTATTGAGCATTTACTAGCAGAACCTAAAAGTGAATATGTTACGGTAGATGGCGTCTTATGTTTTGACAAGGAAAATGCAGGACAGTGCTTAAACATGGAAGATTTTTCCTGTGGATATGACTTTGGTCTTAATACATGTGGCGGTAATGCTACTAAATGCTAGTGTTTATGGTTTCGGCGCCCTTATTAGTTAAACGTATAAAACTAAGTCctgctaggttttttttttttttttccttattcttTGATGCATATGAAATATGGACACTTTGAACGTTGTTATTGAATTTCTTTGAGCGTTGTATTATTGAATTTCTTGACCTTCGATCCCTAGAGTGAGATTCTTCCGTCACTCAGGAAGACCCTCttgctgaaagaaaaaaaaaacaatataaaatggaagaaaaaaattcTATCAAGGGATTTTAACATTTGACACCTGCATGTAGTGAAATCTTGTTTCCTTGATGATAAAATAGACACCAATGATTTTAATCGAAATTCATGTATTTTGGTTTCATTTTTCCAAATAAATTTTGGAATCGCGTCTGTTCTCAATCTAATGTTGTATGTTTTTTGGTGTTGGAGCGAGATTTCCTACGAAAGGAAATACCTCTACAGATATGCTGACCGCAATCTTCACGTTCGCTGAATCCTTCCTTGAGGTGTCCCAAAATAATCTTCCTCTTCCATGGCTTGCCCAGGCAGGGTACCTGTAAAAGCTCAAGTCAGTCGATTGATTTCTCTTCTCTGGATTCTCTCGGGTTATCCTTACGTACCTTGTTCTTTGGCTCCTCTCCCTATTTATAGGATTGCATGCTTGAGGATCAAGCACCACGACCAGTAGCGCATCCCTCTCGCCCCCTAGTCTGCACACCTATCTGCTTTTATACAGACACACacgcatacatatatattgacTTTGACACCGACACTAAGTTGCGTCACGGACGCAAGAAATACACGGACGCAAGGGAACGTGCCTAGATAACTACCCCACTACGGAGAAGAAGTGGGGGAGGGCGACAGGTCATGGCAGTTGTTCCCAAAGCATGCAACCATATGACGGATGACCACTAGGCAAGTGGGGAAGGAGAACTGGTCGTGATGCTTGATCCTCAAGCATGCAATCCTATAAATAGGGAGAGGAGCCAAAGAATAAGGTACGTAAGGATAACCCGAGAGAATCCAGAGAAGAGAAATCAATCGACTGACTTGAGCGTCGAAGCATCTTTTACAGGTACCCCGCCCGGGCAAGCCATGGAAGAGGAAGATTATTTTGGGACACCTCAAGGAAGGATTCGGCGAACATGAGGATTGCAGTCAACATATCTGTGGAGGTATTTCCTTTCGTAGGAAATCTCGCTCCAACATTTGGTCTTCTTAAGGCGGGTTGCATTCTGCTCATCCTCGAGGAAGGCACAATGAATTTGAACTTGGTGTATGTGACTAACTTTATGCATAAATATATCACAGATCTCTTCGTGAAATTAGCACCCTTCAAGTACGTAGTATTTTGCATCATTTCTCTATAACACTTGATGTGACAATTGAGGGGGATGCTGGATTTATTTAGACTGCTGAATTATTCGCGTATGTGATTGCTGTTTTGATGAGATAGTGATTTAGTAGGTTCTTGACGGATTGCTGGATGAAGTCGATGAAGTGGAGGATATGTTAGCGtgagtcaatattaggaaaaaaagggaatgtaaataataggagtcctttattaagtaggtttgtgtatatgttttttgtttccttgtaaAACTATAAtagcacatatatatatttctaaacAAGTAATAGAAGATTAAATTATTCCCGTAAAAGTTCTATTTGGTATCAAGAGCGCCGAAACCCTAGTTTTTCTGCTGTGCTTGGTTGactgtttttctgcaaattttcTGCAGAAAACAGTGgtaccgtgtgtgtgtgtaatcttGCTGCGTGTGCAGCAGTGTGGGTGGTGcgttttttctgcaatttttctgCAGCAAATAGTGTcgttgtgtgtgtgtggtatTGCTGCGATTTCTGCAGTgtttttttctgcaatttttctgCAGTAAACAGTGTTGCTGTGTGCAGTGTGGTTTTCTGCAGTGTGTTTTCTGCAGTGTTTTCTGCAGTGTGTTTTCTGCAGTGTTTTCTGCAGTGTGGTGAATCTCAGTATTagtcttggttttttttttttttgtgagtaaAGTCGAATGGCATCAGAAGGAGGCAGTGGCATGTTGAAGTTAGAGGGCAGTAACTCAACCAATAATCCAGTATTGAATCCGGTTGTTATTCAGAGTGATGCGTCTGCTGTACCAAATACCGTGAAATTAAATGGATCAAATTATCCTCTTTGGTCCAAAGTTTTGGAGATGCACATTGCTGGACGCGGtaggaagggctttgtgactGAGAGCACCAAGGAGCCTGCTGAGAATAGTGCTGAGTATGAGACGTGGGAGACAGGGAATGCAATAGTAAAAGGGTGGTTGATCAATTCCATGGAACCTGCTATCATGGGATTTTTTATTCACCTGCGTACCGCTAAAGAAATTTGGGAAGAAGTGGCTCGGACTTATTATGATGGCTCAGATATTTCTCAGATTTATGAATTGAAGGTTAAATCGTTCAGACTTCGTCAAGAGGGCCGGCCAGTTGGCCTGTATTATGCTGATCTCAAGTCCGTTTGGCAGGAGTTAGATTAACGGAGACCAATCAAGATGGTATGTGCTGTGGATTTCAAGACACTTCGAGAAGAAATTCAAGTTGATCGTGTGTATGCTTTTTTGGCGGGTTTGGATGATGTGTTTGATAAAGTACGTAGTGATATTTTACGTACTCAGCCTTTACCTTCTGTTGAGGAGGTGTTTTCTATTGTTCGGCGTGAAGCTCAACGACATGCTACCATGATGAGGGGGGGGAGTAACAATCAAGGAGGGTTGCCGTCCATGGCAATGATCTCTCGGCCAGCTGGTACTCATCGTGCTAGTAATTTTTCTAATCAATCTTTAAATTCTCGACCTTTCAACCgagaaaataaagatgatttgAAGTGTACTTTCTGTGGACAAACTCGTCATACTGAGGATACATGCTTTACTAAGCATGGGGTGCCTGATTGGTTTCCagagttaaagaaaaaattgtgtgCCAAGGAGCGTGGAGGAGTCGGATCCAGTGGAGGCTGTGCCTCCCTTGCTGCAGCTACACCCACAGTCCAGGAAGCCGTGCCTAGTTCTCGTGACTCCAGTCAGAATTTGTTGCTTGGTACTCGGGGTGACTCGTCTTCTGACACAGGTACTGTGGGACGTGTTCTCTTAGCCTCCGAAAATCAGCACCATACAGGTTGGATTCTGGACTCTGGGGCAACGGATCATAtgacatatgataaaaatatgtttcaatACATGACCATATCTCACAGGAAAAATATATCAACTGCCAATGGTACTTTGGCACCTGTGTGTGGTGCCGGCACTGTGCATCTTACCCCTACACTTCCCCTACATCATTGCTTGCTTGTTCCTTCTTTATCCCATCATTTGTTATCCATACCACAGGTTACTGaacaattggattgtgttgttCTAATGTATCCATCATTTTGTCTCCTTCAGAATATTCAGACCAAGGAGATAATTGGGCAtggcactaagagagaggggttgtACTATGTGGACGACGTCGTTTCTGGCAGAGCTAATGTGGTTCGAGCGTCCCGGTCTAGTAATTTACAAGAAGTGTGGTTGTTGCATCGTCGGTTAGGGCATGCATCTTTTGGGTATTTACGGCATATGTTACCTAGTCTATTTAGTGGAATAAATGAAtcagacttacattgtgaagtatgtattcttgCTAAAAGCCATCGGGCTTCGTTTCCtcctagtatgaataaaagagCTTTACCGTTTGAACTTGTGcactttgatgtttggggaccatctccTGTTGTTACCTCTTCTGGGATTAAGTGGTTTGTTACGTTTGTTAATGATTGCACTCGTATGACGTggttatatgtgttaaaaaataagAGTGATGTTGGTATGGTATTCCAAACCTTTTCTCAAATGATTCGGACACAATACTTATCTGTAATTAAAGTTCTTCGttctgataatggtggtgaGTATCTTAATTGTGAGTTGTCGGAGTTTCTTTGTGATCAAGGCATTCTCCATGAAACAACCTGTCCCTATACTCCACAGCAAAATGAAGTGGCTGAATGGAAAAATCGCCATATCTTAGAAACGGCACGTGCTCTACTTCTGGGCGCGTCTGTTCCTAAGATTTTTTGGCCTGAAGCAGTTACTTATGCTGTCTACGTGATTAATCGTATGCCCTCTCGGGTGATTGACTTTCGAACTCCTCTTCAAGTCCTCACTCAACATGTTCAGGTGATGTCTACTTATACTCTCAAGCCCCGGGTATTTGGTTGTGTGGCTTATGTGCATATTCCGAAAATTCATCGCACTAAGTTGGATTCGTGTGCCCTTTGATGTGTGCTTGTTGGTTTCtcatctcaccaaaaaggatatAAATGTTATCACCCTGAGACTCGGCATATGTATGTTACTATGGATGTGACCTTTTCTGAATCAGAGTTCTTTTATGCCCCCGTATCTTCATCTTCAGATCACCAAGGGGAGAGCTCTAGTGGTGATCTGGAATGGTTGGACTTGGGAGAAAATACTGTGGTTGATGCTGAGGCCGTGCATGCTGATGCCGTACCTAATGCGGCAGTGATCATACATGCCGTGCCACACCCAGCTGAAATACCAAACATGTCACGGCATAAGTCAGAAGTTGCTGCCGAGAGCAACATGCAGTCAAAAACAAAAGATGCCGAGAGTGATCTGCAGTCAGGACAGTTCATTGTCGAGCCTACTTGTGTAACCCCCTCTCTCCCTAGCTCCACGGTGATGCCCAATGATTCTTCTCTGAATAAACCTGAGGTAAGTATTGTGGATGATTATATAACTAATGCAAGTACTGATGTAAATACATATAAGCTGCCGTCGAGACAAAATCGGGGTGTGCCACCTGACAGGTTTTCTCCGGAAGGCAAAGTGAAGTATCTGATAGCCAACTATGTCTCATGCAATGGTCTTGCACCAGAGCGTAAGACCTTGATAGACAATATGGAGGCTATTCGAGTACCAACTCGTGTGGATGAGGCTCTAAAGGATCCAAAGTGGGCAAAcgcaatggatgaagaaatgttgGCGTTACAGAAGAATAATACCTGGGAGGTGACGTCCTTGCcagagggaaaaaaaacagtTGGATGCCGGTGGGTGTTTACCGTCAAATACAAAGCCGATGGATCAATAGACAGGTACAAAGCAAGGTTGGTAGCTAAAGGATACACCCAAACATATGGTGTAGATTATCAAGAGACATTCTCTCCGGTTGCCAAGATGAATACGGTACTTGTTCTGATATCTTTAGCCGCTAATATGGACTGGCCATtaaaacagtttgatgtgaaaaacgCTTTTCTCCATGGGAACTTGgaggaagaagtatatatggattttcctcCTGGGTACAGTGCTGGTAGAAGTACCCAAGTATGCCGGTTGCGTAAGTCTCTTTATGGGCTGAAGCAATCGCCTCGTGCATGGTTTGATAGGTTTACTCAAGTTATGAAAAAGATTGGGTATTATCAGAGTCATTCTGATCATACATTGTTCGTTAAACGAAGACAGGAAAAAGTGACAGCCTTAatcatctatgtag from Pyrus communis chromosome 17, drPyrComm1.1, whole genome shotgun sequence includes the following:
- the LOC137721979 gene encoding uncharacterized protein; translated protein: MASEGGSGMLKLEGSNSTNNPVLNPVVIQSDASAVPNTVKLNGSNYPLWSKVLEMHIAGRGRKGFVTESTKEPAENSAEYETWETGNAIVKGWLINSMEPAIMGFFIHLRTAKEIWEEVARTYYDGSDISQIYELKVKSFRLRQEGRPVGLYYADLKSVWQELD